From the Helicoverpa zea isolate HzStark_Cry1AcR chromosome 27, ilHelZeax1.1, whole genome shotgun sequence genome, the window aatagtgcttaaaataattattcaattaattaattaatttttattattgtttttacatagatttttaacctcgtttcatttttaaactgagttttcaaataaatgaactttaataggctcttctttttaatttgatactcgcgcgccattttgtttttttgcatttagtaatttcctcgatgaggtgggatgaaaagttacgtgttgcacttgagtgcaaagatttttcaccttgtgctcttttgattccctcgctatcgctcaggattctaattattgaaacactcgctacgctcgtgtttcaattttagaatccttcgcttgctcggtcatcaaaattgagcccgcggttaaaaagcaactttgcactcttgtataacaaataactaatgTCTAACCAATTCATTAGTGGAccctggatccgcccttgacgAACCTGCACACTCGTACTTGAGAAGCAAGTGCACTAACCCATGGCCTATTTCATGTAAGTATAAACTTAAAGTAAATATtggggttattcccgctcggtaacaccctttcgtcaacactgttgacgatcgggaaaaaaaagtttcgttcgttcacagtgtccatgaatgctggtttttatttttaaaatatggaaataaaatgtcatggattttttaaatgttttaatggattatgttagatcttttaaaacacaattaactagaaaataaaagtggccttatcatgtgcataataaccattttacactaaaataataagtagcgttcgtcaactgtgaacgaacgaaactttttttttcccgatcgtcaacagtgttgacgaaagggtgttaccgagcgggaataacccaaATATtgaatacctacctatctatctatatacacTAATGTAAAAAAgaggatttttattttgtttctttgcactgtaaaggctccgaaactgctgagGCGATTTGAAAAaacctttcactgttgggaagctactataacaaaggctatattttatcaggaaacaggcagtagttcccacgggacgcggatgaaaccgcaggaaaacggcttgtttgatattttataggtttacaaaatgaaaacaccaacaaataaataaaatattgctttatttacttactaagtACTGTATAtgggttttaattaaaataattaatactatTAACAGAAATGGTACAAATATAGCTAAcaatcttttaaattaaaactgaGTTCTACTGGCAGTCTAATTGTCTATTTGTTTGTAGCTGAAAAAGGCTGAACCACtttagatgaaacttggcaTGAAGATAAATCTTGTTGGTATATTATATCCAGATGAGTATAGTAGCTAGTTCTCTCAAATGCCGGTCAATTTTAAAAATGCCAACACCCCTTTTTTGGtttatattgtttaatatttaaactgatgatttatggtaatttattatatttatggttttcagtatttgtcaTTAAAGctgcaacagaaatacattaacTGTGATAATTTCAACTGTCTAGctatcacggtttatgagatacagcatgGTGACATATGATTTGCGGACCCAAATTAccattgcccgggtaactgggttgaggaggtcagataggcagtcactccatgtggcacactggttctcagctgcatccttttagactggaagccgaccccaacatagttgagaaaaggctcaggagatgacaAGGATCCCGTGTTACTTTGGGTACTCTGAAAAAactttataacaatatttatgttTGATTAGCCTCTGCGTCACTAGCTTCAATACTTCTATCATTTTCAACAATAATATTAACCCGTCTTCTAGAAGTATCAATATTATGTCTACGTTTCATATGCTTCTTAAAATTAGACCCATTCGTGAAATCTCGCTgacaataaatacatttatacgGTTTCGCACCCGTGTGCTGTCTCAAATGTAAATTCAAACGTGTTTTAAACCTAAacgttttattacaatattcacAAACGTAAGGCATTAAGTCCGTGTGTACTATAGAGTGGGATTTTAAGTGTCTTTTTACTCGGAAGCTTTTTCCGCATTGTTCGCAGACAAATGGTTTCGCACCAGAGTGTAAACTGATGTGGGATTGTAGATTTCCTCGAGCACGGAACGTCATTTGACAGAATTCACATTTGAAAGGTTTCGTGTCTTCATGAGTCATCATATGCGTACTCAAAGTTCCTTTAGTGAAGAACATCTTACCGCATATGTGACAGGAGAAATCACGGCTACGTTCCGTGTGTACCAATTTATGCTGTTGTAAGTTACTCCGGGATTTGAATTCCTTATTGCAATGTTCGCATTTCAATTCGTACTCCTTTTCACATTTTACAGCCCGTTTTCTGAATGGTTTTGCGTATAATATTATGTGATCTTGCAATAGTTCTTCATTTTCGAAGACAGAACCACAGTTTTGACATGTCAGTCTGTATGCGTTTGAATGCGACGTGTTTCtatgcttttttaaataagctgCCATAGTAAATAACTTGTTGCAAAATTCACAGCAGTATCTAAGTAGTTTTTTATGTGTACGAACATGGTTAACAAAAGATTTGTAGTTATTTACCACTTTACCGCAATCGGAACACTTGAATGTGCAACAACGGGAATGTATGTGTAACGCATGTAACCGTAGAGACATTATGTTCTTACATTGAGCATCGCAGTCAGCACATCGGCACATGTACTCGTCCCAAGTGAGAGACGCACCCTGTTCTATCTCATTTGCATTGTTTTCAGTATCCAAATCAGAGTTGTACCTtaacttctttttctttttaagctttttcttcTTAACAGACATGTATAAAGGCGCGTCAGAGTCAGTACTGTGAAAACCATCGGAGTTTTGGAGTATATTTTCAGCACTTATTCTCTCCACTTTAACAGAAGCTAATTCTAACAACGAATTAGGGTCTACAATCTGCAATTCCTCACAAATTTCAGGTTTAACATCTCTTTTGACGTCCTGAAAGTCTTCCCAGTCCACATTCACGGGTTTTCCCtcattattttgtaactttttcacCTCGGAACACAAATTTTCTTTATCatctttatttaagaaaatctcGTTCAATTTTGTTTGTGCGGTCCTCACGTTGTGTAAGAAGGACCAAGTACGTTCTAATAAGTCGAAACATGAGAAACAAATGCTTTTTGGAAGAGTATCTGTAGTTGAAACATCGATATTTATCCAGGATAGTTTCGAAGCTATTTTGGAATTGATTCCGACATCGTCGTCTGGGGAAATTAACGTTTCTTTGTTCGTTGGTTCGGCGCACAGTCGGCAGAAGGCTTCGTCTTCGTCACACATTGTTATTTATGAACTAAATTTACTTCATTCGAttgtaaaatgtatatttttcggAAAAAATGTGAATGACTTCAATGATAAACAACCATTTTGACAATAGACGCGTTAGTGTTGCCAAGAATGTGTTGAGAGAAAATCTTCTACGAGATCACTTAACGCTtgacttatttaatatttttactttgccCTTTATTTAACATAAGCGTTAAGCTGTAGCGTTTTTAATATGAATGCAAAAAAACGTCACACATCAATAGTGCAGACTAAAAAAAGAACGAAGTGACTTGAAGTTACTCAGTTAATACTTAAAAGTTATCGTGATACTACGATCAGTTCAAACGATATTAATGTGTAACTAAATTAGTTTGTTAATCggatttttaatatatttagtaaTGATAACAAGCTATTACAGTTTACCAATATGTAATTTCCCGATGTTTCATTTTGAATTAACATTTAGAAAGTATGCTTCAAAACTAGCAACACTGAATCAGCATTTacaagcgccatctattgtattttctttgcaacaagtgtttttattttgaccAGTTGTTTTCTTTCATGGATACTAGATGGCGGTATTTTAAGAATGATAGATGGCGGTATTTTAAGCGTGAAAATAAGCAAGCGATTGTTTAATTtagtttaggtttttttatttcttttcccATAACAGgcacatttttttcttaaataaaatattattacaagaactataatatattatgatcGGATGATGATGTAGgcatttaatttacaaaacattCGTAAGTTATAAACTGCCCTTCGatacatacctatttacctaggtacttatagtataaatagtttttttatacctacctagtGCTTTCTTAAACTTTTATACAAGAAAATAGGGCCGAATGCCAGTAGAATAAGTTCTGCGTATCACACAAAATGATACTATCAAATAA encodes:
- the LOC124643434 gene encoding zinc finger protein 493-like, whose protein sequence is MCDEDEAFCRLCAEPTNKETLISPDDDVGINSKIASKLSWINIDVSTTDTLPKSICFSCFDLLERTWSFLHNVRTAQTKLNEIFLNKDDKENLCSEVKKLQNNEGKPVNVDWEDFQDVKRDVKPEICEELQIVDPNSLLELASVKVERISAENILQNSDGFHSTDSDAPLYMSVKKKKLKKKKKLRYNSDLDTENNANEIEQGASLTWDEYMCRCADCDAQCKNIMSLRLHALHIHSRCCTFKCSDCGKVVNNYKSFVNHVRTHKKLLRYCCEFCNKLFTMAAYLKKHRNTSHSNAYRLTCQNCGSVFENEELLQDHIILYAKPFRKRAVKCEKEYELKCEHCNKEFKSRSNLQQHKLVHTERSRDFSCHICGKMFFTKGTLSTHMMTHEDTKPFKCEFCQMTFRARGNLQSHISLHSGAKPFVCEQCGKSFRVKRHLKSHSIVHTDLMPYVCEYCNKTFRFKTRLNLHLRQHTGAKPYKCIYCQRDFTNGSNFKKHMKRRHNIDTSRRRVNIIVENDRSIEASDAEANQT